A region of Kribbella sp. NBC_01245 DNA encodes the following proteins:
- a CDS encoding tetratricopeptide repeat protein has product MTVELQQQLDDAVALPYGKARSIALENVVRRAEAEGVQEIAFAARLDLVEAYLHGGEPRKSLVPFARCVTDFDADPARYGEHEWELLWNFKSVPSTLSDFPEVPLARAYAVLDDMERRWKQGGHSLHAVHQHRWLVADHIGDAATAEEQFRLWSVAPRDDLSDCAGCDPNDKVQHLINTGRTDAAVALGHQVLNEQLACVTQPQKILTSLLPAYVAEGMAAEAVDAHRKAYRLLRTQPGQLESLADHIRFCAMTGNEVRAVELIEHHLAELDDPPSTFAEMNFLASASTALRLLTESAGPDLAVRRAGAINPEVAASDLAAEFAERATALAERFDERNGTDHQSRRIAGLLTETPWTSYLPLSETAQRAHQRRIAREPAALSLHEAALGLDALSATPEPLLKSGPELLDQAEEAWFNDENELSAAACTAFQAEVPHSMRTPEQEARLMDLRGLQVAATDAEQALAHWRDALEVHARTGDELRMTRARARIGRLLCDIGQYDEGMATGEEPLRRLLANDEPRRRAGWRFSLALMLYAGGRYEDALREVEQTRPLVIGDRPLRVIAAMLHGDLLAMHGSFPEAEAATTEAIDALDLDPAHDPQRSAAYRQRGMIRNAMDRTDEAVTDLAEAVALLSDPAQRLVAAMTRLDLADAYLEVDRPLDAAETAEAALNALDDPAVAPLASRAREVLTNAYNELGELDSALTQIRILIETAAPDEDAGWLADLRQEEGKLLEQLNRDDEAIAPLQQAADLYARAERPYDQIVALRRAGRSAMFTEDFGAARAIFGQARQVLDVLPGGDPQASFHDGGLWYNLAEVAMRSGDTEGAVKQMSRAADVYEQAGHEDQAIDARLIVVSWGGPVDETWLRTVHTEAEEGSDPWYRAGWILVDLLRASERGPEADRLESDLTQP; this is encoded by the coding sequence ATGACTGTGGAACTGCAGCAGCAGCTCGACGACGCTGTAGCCCTCCCCTACGGCAAGGCCCGCTCGATCGCCTTGGAGAACGTAGTACGTCGTGCAGAGGCCGAGGGCGTCCAGGAGATCGCGTTCGCGGCCCGGCTCGACCTGGTCGAGGCCTACCTGCACGGCGGCGAACCGCGGAAGTCGCTGGTCCCGTTCGCCCGGTGCGTCACCGACTTCGATGCCGACCCGGCGAGGTACGGCGAGCACGAGTGGGAGTTGCTCTGGAACTTCAAGTCCGTGCCGTCCACCCTGAGCGACTTCCCCGAGGTTCCGCTGGCGCGGGCGTACGCCGTACTGGACGACATGGAACGCCGTTGGAAACAAGGCGGGCACAGCCTGCACGCCGTGCACCAGCACCGCTGGCTCGTCGCGGACCACATCGGTGACGCTGCGACGGCCGAGGAGCAGTTCCGGCTCTGGTCCGTCGCACCGCGCGACGACCTGTCGGACTGCGCCGGCTGCGACCCGAACGACAAGGTGCAGCACCTGATCAACACCGGGCGCACCGACGCGGCCGTCGCCCTCGGCCACCAGGTCCTGAACGAGCAACTCGCCTGCGTCACGCAACCCCAGAAGATCCTCACCAGCCTGCTCCCGGCGTACGTCGCGGAGGGTATGGCCGCCGAAGCCGTCGACGCCCATCGCAAGGCCTACCGGCTGTTGCGCACGCAGCCCGGCCAGCTGGAGAGCCTCGCCGACCACATCCGCTTCTGCGCGATGACCGGTAACGAGGTGCGGGCGGTTGAGCTGATCGAGCACCACCTCGCGGAACTGGACGATCCACCCAGCACCTTCGCCGAGATGAACTTCCTCGCGTCGGCCTCGACGGCGCTCCGGCTGCTGACCGAGTCCGCCGGTCCCGATCTGGCCGTACGACGTGCGGGCGCGATCAACCCGGAGGTCGCGGCGAGTGACCTGGCGGCCGAATTCGCCGAGCGGGCGACCGCCTTGGCCGAGCGATTCGACGAGCGCAATGGCACGGACCACCAGAGCCGCCGGATCGCGGGCCTGTTGACCGAAACGCCCTGGACGTCATACCTGCCGCTCTCGGAAACGGCACAACGCGCGCACCAGCGCCGGATCGCGCGCGAGCCAGCCGCGCTCAGCCTGCACGAGGCTGCGCTGGGCCTCGACGCCCTGAGCGCCACCCCCGAGCCGCTCCTGAAGAGTGGCCCGGAATTGCTGGATCAGGCCGAGGAGGCTTGGTTCAACGACGAGAACGAGCTGTCGGCGGCCGCGTGCACCGCCTTCCAGGCCGAGGTCCCGCACTCGATGCGTACGCCCGAGCAGGAGGCGCGGCTGATGGATCTCCGCGGTCTGCAGGTCGCTGCCACCGATGCCGAGCAGGCGCTCGCGCATTGGCGGGATGCCCTGGAGGTGCACGCGCGGACCGGTGACGAGCTGCGGATGACGCGCGCCCGGGCCCGGATCGGCCGGCTGCTCTGCGATATCGGCCAGTACGACGAAGGGATGGCGACCGGCGAGGAGCCGTTGCGCCGGCTGCTGGCGAACGACGAACCCCGGCGCCGGGCGGGCTGGCGGTTCTCGCTGGCCCTGATGCTGTACGCCGGTGGGCGCTACGAGGATGCCCTGCGGGAGGTCGAGCAGACGCGGCCCCTGGTCATCGGCGATCGGCCGCTCCGGGTCATCGCCGCCATGCTGCACGGCGATCTGCTCGCGATGCACGGGAGCTTCCCCGAGGCCGAGGCCGCCACCACCGAGGCCATCGACGCCCTCGACCTCGATCCGGCGCATGACCCGCAACGCTCCGCGGCGTACCGGCAGCGCGGCATGATCCGGAACGCGATGGACCGGACCGACGAAGCCGTCACCGACCTGGCCGAGGCCGTCGCGTTGCTCAGCGATCCCGCCCAGCGCCTGGTCGCGGCGATGACCAGGCTCGACCTGGCCGACGCCTATCTCGAGGTCGATCGGCCCCTCGACGCGGCCGAGACCGCCGAGGCGGCGCTGAACGCGCTCGACGATCCGGCTGTCGCTCCGCTGGCGTCACGGGCCCGCGAGGTGCTGACCAACGCGTACAACGAGCTGGGCGAGCTGGACTCCGCCCTCACCCAGATCCGGATCCTGATCGAGACGGCCGCCCCCGACGAGGACGCGGGCTGGCTGGCCGACCTCCGGCAGGAAGAGGGCAAGCTGCTCGAACAGCTCAACCGCGACGACGAGGCGATCGCCCCGCTGCAACAGGCCGCCGACCTCTACGCGCGGGCCGAGCGTCCGTACGACCAGATCGTCGCGTTGCGCCGGGCCGGGCGTTCGGCCATGTTCACCGAGGACTTCGGGGCTGCCCGCGCCATTTTCGGCCAGGCCCGCCAGGTGCTCGACGTACTGCCGGGTGGTGATCCGCAGGCTTCGTTCCACGATGGTGGCCTTTGGTACAACTTGGCCGAGGTGGCGATGCGCAGCGGTGATACCGAGGGTGCGGTCAAGCAGATGTCGCGCGCGGCCGACGTGTACGAACAAGCCGGGCACGAGGACCAGGCGATCGACGCGCGGCTGATCGTGGTCAGCTGGGGTGGGCCGGTGGACGAGACCTGGTTGCGCACGGTTCACACCGAGGCCGAGGAAGGCTCCGACCCCTGGTATCGGGCGGGCTGGATCCTGGTCGACCTGCTCCGGGCCAGCGAGCGCGGACCCGAAGCAGATCGGCTGGAGTCGGACCTCACCCAACCGTGA